A single region of the Pan troglodytes isolate AG18354 chromosome 18, NHGRI_mPanTro3-v2.0_pri, whole genome shotgun sequence genome encodes:
- the LOC107972351 gene encoding putative RRN3-like protein RRN3P2 isoform X3, whose translation MAAPLLHTRLPGDAAASSSAVKTLGASRTRISNMRALENDFFNSPPRKTVRFGGTVTEVLLKYKKGETNDFELLKNQLLDPDIKVLPWP comes from the exons ATGGCGGCACCGCTGCTTCACACGCGTTTGCCGGGAGATGCGGCCGCTTCGTCCTCTGCAGTCAAGACGCTGGGCGCGTCGAGGACTCG GATTTCAAATATGCGTGCATTAGAGAATGATTTTTTCAATTCTCCCCCAAGAAAAACTGTTCGGTTTGGTGGAACTGTGACAGAAGTCTTGCTGAAGTACAAAAAA GGCGAAACAAATGACTTTGAGTTGTTGAAGAACCAGCTGTTAGATCCAGACATAAAG